The genomic segment CCTCTACAAAGGTGCTACCAACAAGGTATGGCAGTCTGACCACCGCTAGGGCCGGTCTATCCGCTAGTTGGAGACCAAAGAATCCGAGTTGAAAACTTATACAggagtctgaccgccacttagGCCGGTTTGACCGTTGGTGGGCAATCTAACCACCACCATGCCTATGGTCAGACCATcagaggccaaaactctctgttggccgccggtctgaccgccaccctaAGGCTGATCTGGCCGCCAACCTTTTGAAGGCTAAGGTGAGGCTAGGTTAGATTATCTgaggtttcaaacttcaaaactcTAATCCTTTAGCGATCCTTTGAAGATCTTTCCAAGTCATAGTGCTCTACTataacttgagcatgcatattgcatcctttttgcattgttcatttaaTTATGCATTGCACCcatgtttcttttagagagcgtCGATCCGACAGTTCAAGCAAGCGAAGACGATGCTGGTCTACCGCACTTCTATGAGTTCTGTGTTGGTAGAATCAGGCAACTGacagagcagcaagacaagcatctaagcatattgcactaTTCGTTCACTTGTATAAAGTCTAacattgataaattatgcttatgtatgtcgcatgtttagcgagtcaagTGTCGGGAAAAAATGGGAAGAACCTATGTTGGTTGCAtgatctctaccttgaattgttgttcatcctatgcctccccggacgatGCCGGCTTAGAGTTCCCTACGTgcggttggcgttgcgagggcggcGTCGGAGGCGCTAGCAAGGTCCGCGCCCCCCGAAGCCCTccatctccttggaaccctttcttgcctgaggggcccaaggagggcgctagGTGGACAAACTTTCCAAAGATATtagctcgctcggggtatcccaggtgtggtcaaaggggatacctggggaccaagcccaATTGGGAGCATTCCTGagttggaccgcccagaaccattggaaggtggCATGCTTAGCTGTGGCTTCGTCCGcttcctctcctgaggcggtgaggtcttcgttgtgCAGGGGCTGGAAGGCTTTtgcgccgtctggagttcctgtaccgacctagggttctgggttggccaagaTCGGAGGAATGCCATCCCACAcagcagcggggctggagcatgcatacggtgcgtatggctgagacaaccatgcatatggttacatgcttgcaacggtgggtatgacGGCTTTAGCCGattctttggtggttttcctggtggattcctacttctcttagcacttttgtgttcgagtccccacagaTGGCgcactattggagcaagagttcgtctttccccaacaagtacgacgagagtttcttctaaggaggagactcaagcttggagacgaagtttaagaggaaggaacaacatgaatgtattgatggtagaaaaaatggatcgatttgGGTGGGTATCACATCAttcgctgtgatgcgtgttctgtgtctGTTTTCtgcctagaggaccatggcctcctatttatagggccatgcatagcttggcgtacaagttatcataatgtacaaatatccgggatccggcTAAATTACTGAGTCTTATCTCagatgactaccttctatcctgtcgggagataaatatgcACCttgtaattatcgtggtgcttgccccctgaagggggcgagccggtcgccaattgcggccctcATCAGGGGTGTCAGAGCCCTCATCACGTCGAGGTGTCAGAGTGACGTCTATTCAGGCTAGGcttttaatgctggtcacttccttgcaggcaaagcacgaccgatgCTCCCCTCTCAGTAGATCTTCCtagggcctgctgactcactTCGCTGCTGTCAggaaggtggcctgatcatcccgaggcgggggcctcgggaggcatagaacaagGAGGTGAAGacgttgggaagcgggaccccggagggccgggACTTAGGGAGGTCGAAGCTTTGGAGGACCGAGGCTTTAGTaggccgtgttttggaaggcttcgggaggtcgaactggcgaagccaagggagggcttcgtaggtgcgaagggtaccgtgaaaggatatgatgatatcggagatagaGATTTTTTACAGAGGGTTCAGAGAttaaggctccggagggacctggatggtgatcttcgaccattatcctcaggctggtttatttcccCCCAACATGTTGAATTCTAGCGCACTTTCATGTTAAGTCCGAATTTCCTTGGCTTCTTACATTGAGCCTTGCAATAACCCTTAAAACTACTAAACATTGTACGTGAACTAGAGATGAGAAAGATGGCACCACAAATATTGTTCAAATATCTACTTACCATTGTCATACATGTCTGCACCatgatgttgatgatatgaCATATACATCTTTGGTGGAGAACATACCCACCAATGTAGCTCTATATGTGATGTTATAGGTCCTCTATTGCTTTTGAGTTGCTTGATGCGTTGTCTAAAGTTGTAGAAATaatcctattttctattttaaattccCTAACAACCTCTAGCACTCGTGCAACAATGGTTTCTCTAGTATGTGACTTGTCGATGAGTCTAAACCCTATTACTCTTTTATTTAGGTTATAGTTGTTGTCTACATAATGTGCAACAATGCTAAGATGTGATGAAGTCCAAATACCATATGTTAAAGCAAATGAGTAGGTCACGTTATGGAAGTTTTGCTTCATATCGTCTAATTGACtatgaaacaattttaaaaTGTCATTCTTAGTAGTTTTTCTAGAGACATGTTGATATTGTGGATAAAAAACATATTGGATCATCCTCTCAAAACTAAGGCTTTCACCTATTCTAATTGGTAAATCCTTAGAAACTACATATTTAGCAGTTTCATGACAAGCTACTAAAGGATCAAATATCCATGTGCTTACCGAACCGTTAGGCTCGAAGGTAAGTTGTGCCTATAAAGATTTCCCAGCTATTCATGTAGATGCAGCAACCTTCTCTTGACACAGTTTCCAATGTCGATTCAAATGTCTGGTACCTATTACTATAGATGCAGATAATTTAGCATTACAATAATTGCAAATTACGAGACATACCTTCTCACCACCTCGTATTTTCTTAACCAACTTCATGTGCTTCCACGCTTCTAACCGTCATCTGGTCGAGGTGGACGTGTTACCAACAGAGGCATGATTCACATCATCAGGCTCCATCGGATTTGTGTTGGCATACTCGTCCTCGTACCCCTCGAGACTATCCATGTGACAGTCGTCTATGCCGTAATCTCCCATGCTTGGGGACAACTAGCAAGGGTCGAGAGCTGACGAGGAGCTAACAGAGCATTGGGCGGTTTTAGCGCACTTGCTAACAACACATGACTTTGAACGAGCCAATATCATTGTTTGATGTGTTTGGTGACTTGGTGtgatagaaaaatatagatCAAATTGGAGGATTAAATAGAAGCAGAGAAGTATCTGTTTACTCCTCGCTTTTGCACGTTGCTTTTTTTCACTTTGTGTCACTCGATGAGCCACAACATAAAGCTAAAGTTGATAGAAATACAACGCAATCGAGTCACAAGTGTGTGTGTGCAGTGCACTGGTGTAGCCATGTAGGCATGCAACGGCTAAGTTATGTGGACATGCACTCTATTAAAAATGCACAACAAGATACGACTTACGAGAGATATGCACTCCTTTTTACCTTGAAAGGACGAAGCATCCGAGAGATCGAGACATAGATGGCTTGATCGACTAGCTTGATTCTCATTCAACAGCTACAAAAGTTTATGTGCACTATTGAATGCTCGTCGCCATCCCATGCCGATGGCATTGGCCCGGCCGGCTGGTTGATCACGTGTCTTGTCTCTTGTGTGCGCGTGCGCCGCGTGGTGCAACTGATTGTGTTGTGGAAGCACCTGCTAGCTAGCGACCTGCTCACCTCGGGCGTGCTTTGCTGCATATGTGGGCATGTGGCAACACTGTTAGAGACAACATGTGCGTACAAGAGTCATGCATGTATTAATGGCTTGTCTTTTACATGTGCGTACAAGAGTCTTGTATTAATGGTTTGCCTTTAATTTAATTGGCTTATGTAGGCCCGATGGCGCATGAGACCGAATTAGAGTTAAAGACGTCTGTTTAGTAGCAAACAGAGAGTGAGCGAGTTAAAGGTGTCCGTATAGTAGTAAACAAAGAGTGAGCTGAAGCTCGGTTTGGATCCCATCACATCACCCTTGTGCTCTCTGTCTCCTAATCACACTGACCCGTAAGTTTACCTTGACTTCTCAATGGTTTGCAGTATGCACATAAGGACTGAACCTCACTGGGCCACCGTGCCTCAGGCTATTTTCGTGTCAAACCAAGCTATCTATCATACCTCATATCAAGGACTAACACGACCCAACCCGTCTGTGCTTATGCCATATCGTGCTTGGACTAAAGCTACCGTGCCATATCATGCTTAGGCCGGCTAAAAAACACAACCCAAGTCCTAGCCCTATCTGTAGTTCAAATCTATGCGACCTAAACACGGACACGTATGTTAAAATCAACTCGGATTCGGATGTCCGATGGACTAAACACAAGTCCCCTGCCAACCAAAATGCTGCGTAATGACGTCGAGTAATTAACAGCTGATTCGAGCAGAGCTCATAACCCACGTTGGAGTACTTGGCTTGCAAGCCTGGTTTAATCTGGACAAACTGGGCCGTGGCATCCTCGTTACAAGGGCGGCCGTCGTCGAAATGGCGCCGCCCACCACCGGCCGGCTCTCGGCCCTCCTCCGTCGCTGCGCATCGGCCGGGGCTCTTTCCCCCGGCGCGCAGCTCCACGCGCAGGCACTGGTCGCGTGGCGCCTCCCGGACGTTACCCTCGAGACGGACCTCGTCCTCTTCTACTGCCGTTGCGGCGCGCTCCCACACGCCCGCCAGGTGTTCGACACGATGACGCCCTCGCCGTCCATGCACGCCTACAACGTCCTCCTCGCGGCCTCCCCGCCCAGCGCGGCGCTGGGGCTCCTCTCCCGCCTCCTCGCTGCGGGGCTCCGCCCCGACCGGTACGCCATCCCCGCCGCGCTCCGCGCGTGCGCCGAGCTACGGGACGCGCTCCTTGGCGCCGCGCTCCATGGGTTCGCCGTCCGGCTCGGTTTGTTCTCCAACGTTGTGGTTTCCGGCGCGCTGCTGGGCATGTATGCTAAGGCAGAGGTGCTGGATGATGCCGTTAGGGTGTTCGACGAGATGCCGGAGAAAGACACTGTCGTGTGGAACTGCATGGTTACAGGGTATGCGAGGGCCGGGAGGGCAAAAGACGCCCTGGACCTCTTCTGGAAGGCGCAGGTTGAGGCTGTGAACATGGTGAGAGATGTACGGGCCGTGCCAAGCGTGCTGAACATATGTGCCAAGGAAGGggagctgatgaaggggagggAGATCCATGGTAGGATGGTGCGGATCCTTGCTTTTGATAGGGATGTCGCCGTGGGGAATGCGTTGGTCGACATGTATGCAAAGTGTGGCCGGGTGGATGGAGCGCGAGCAGTGTTTGCTGGCATGAAGGAGAGGAATGTGGTGAGTTGGTCGACCCTGATTTCTTGTTACGGTGTCCATGGCAGGGGACAAGAAGCGTTGAGGGTTTACAAGGAGATGGTGTCCCAAGGGGTGAAGCCAAACTGCGTAACTTTCACTTCGATCCTGTCGAGTTGCAGCCACTCAGGGCTTGTGACTGATGGCCAGAGGATCTTTGAGTCGATGAGTAAGGTTTACAGTGTTGAGCCCGCTGCTGACCATTATGCATGTATGGTTGACCTCATGGGCCGTGCTGGAGCTATTGAAGAAGCTGTCGGGTTCATAAGGAAGATGCCTATGGAGCCTTCTGCTAGTGTGTGGGGAGCATTGCTCTCTGCTTGTGCTATGCATAATAACGTCGATGTTGGAGAGATTGCAGCTTACAGGCTATTCGAGTTAGAAGAAGGCAATGCTAGCAACTATGTTACTCTCTGTGGCATTTACGATGCAGCTGGCCGGTCTGATGATGTTGCAGGGTTGAGATCAAGGATGAGGGAACTTGGCATGGTGAAGACACCAGGGTGCAGCTGGGTTGATGTGAAGGGAAGAGCTTGTGCCTTCTACCAAGGGAGCGTCCCACGCTATTTGAGGAGACGAATAGTTTGGGTTTTAGATAGATTACTTGAGGATATGGGTGGTTCAGAATCTGAAGACGGACATACAAACATATACTATGACTATGAGCTAATCAGGCCATGAAGTTCTGACACTTAAGTCCAGTATGGACGCAATCAATTTGGTTCAAGGATAGAGCTGTGATCTTACTtggttgctgctgctgtgctgcATGTGAGCAGAATTTTATCATGGCCAGTAAGGATTTCTGTTTGCTGTTTTACCAAATGGTGGTCAGTGTGGAGGCCTTAAAACCTTCCATGATGAAATCCAGAGTAACGTAATGCATTATGAAGTGCTATTTGCAGGCAATAAGGCTGTTTTTTTTAAGGCAAGAAGCGTCTGCTCTAAATTGACTGCCACAGCGGTACTGCTCGTGTCTGATGCCATCCAACTGTGCAACAGGtggctcaaaccaagtgattcTGAACTGTGACAAAATGAGATGCAAGAGAAGTGGTTAACTTCTCCCAATGGTAAACAATCAGTCAATGAGTCAACTAGATAATGGCCATTCTGGATTCAAGGTAAGCAGTAATCAGAGCTTCACTCATATATTGAATTCTTGATTCTTGATTAACTTCATCCTTTGATTGGACTATGTTAATGTTACCTTTAGCCAGCATGAGGAGTTTGATACGGTCACCAAGAGATGTGCGCGGAGTATCATTTCCTCCAAGTGCAGAAATGAGTTCTTGGGCTTACCTGCTTGGTACCTTGATTAGTACCAAATCTGTTTGCTTGTTGATGGTCCTTGAGCTTTGATCCTTTATATGCAAGGAAGTCCGTCGAAGAATCCATTTACACAATTTTTCCCTTGCGAGATGATGGACAAAGAAATCAAGAAATCATTCCACATATTCACATGTTATTGGCATGGTTGTATGCCGCTTTGTTGGCTGGCATGATTGTTCAGCCATACGAAGATAGAGGCTAATCTTATAACTCTTGTAAACATATTTGCTACATGTAAATTATGTAATACATCCCCTTTGGATATGTCTCTACATATTTGTAGATTTATACAGAGCAATAAATATTCTAACACTGAATCCTATTGGTTAGAAGGGAATCATGCATATTTTCTATCAAGATCTGGGcataaatctagaaaaaaaggCAAGTCCAGGTTGGGTATGAATACATTGCAACAGTTATACACTTTGTTATTGGTCGGCCAGTACCTTTTGGGGTAGTCCAAATGAAGATGCAAATTAAGATATATATGGTATGGCCTTACTACAAAACTGAGGATGAGGATGCAAAAGGTGCCAAGCTTTATCAACTGCAAATTGCTAACGAAGGCACCTTCTTGACACCGTCTAGCATTGGCTTTACCATGGAGGCCTGGACTCACTTCATGATAACAATTAGTACTGCCCAAGAACATAAAGAGATTGTTTTCCCAATTTTTACTGTCAGCTTTTGGCCTTTGGGGAGCAAGGAGACATCAAGCTTCCAACTGGGGCAGCTTCTATGCTCGAGGTATTAACCCAAAAAGTCTATTTAACCCCTCAAAGTACAGCGGTTCATCTACTTTACATCCTAAAGTATAATATCAGGTATTATGTCCCCTGAACTATCAAAACTGGAGCAAATAACCTCTAGAGTAGTTTCGTGTGCAGTATTGCCACCATAGAGGATGACATGGCTGGCAACGTGGATATGACTCAGCACatgtataaaatatatagggaaaattatgaaaatactatCGCAAAAGAGCCCGAGTTAGAGAATACCATCGCAAATACCTCAGGTTGGAAAATACCATCGCAAACATGCCTAAGTGCTGTAAAATGCTACTACCATTCACTTTGATGCTAGGGAGGTTCGTTAGTGACGCAAATGTCGATACTACCCTTCACTAACACGTGCACATGCTTTTACAGCACAAGAAACGACGCGGTCATGCGCGCCGCCTCTAGCGTGGCCTTGTTCGCAGCCACCACCGGCACCGGCTCGGCTTTGCCTGGTTCACAGGCATCCACAACTGCGCTGAAGAGGACGCACTTGATGACGACCTCCTCGAGGATGCCCTCCAGCCTCTCCCGCTTCGGCATgatctccctctccacctcctAGATCAGCACGAGCACGCTCGCCTTCAGCTCCTGCTCCACGGCTGTTGCCCACCGGCACTATCACGACGTGAGTGCGAGCAGGTCCGCCATGTCATCGGCGAGCCAGAGGTTGGCGACGGGGAGGAGGTCGAGCAGTGTGGCAAGGTCGTGCTGCAGCTCCCACGTCCTCGCGGCCACCTCGTCCAATTGCAGCAGAAGCCGCACCAAGCTTCGAGTTCACGCCGCCAAGCGTCGATTTATGTCTTCAAGCTTCAATTCGCGCCATCGCTGAGCTCACCGTAGGGAGCTCGATCTCGGTGTTTCAGCTCACGCGAGGTCATCCTCGCCGCCAACAAGCATCGATTCACGACATCACCTAGCTCGTCGAGGTCGATTTGGGCGGTGCCATACTTGATTTGGACGAGGTGCGGTGGCGTGAACATCCCTGATTTGGGAGAGCTTCCATGGGGCATCCTACTCTCACCAAGCTTCTTGTTCTTATGATGAGGTCAAGATTGAAAGAcggtggggaggaggaaggAATGGAGCGGTGGGATGGATCGAACGTTGCTTCTCTGAATTCTTGGGTGGTGGCAACGGGCTAGATGGAGACCAGGGTAGAATCGccatttcttttatttcctctaATGTTTCTGGGCTCTAACGGACTAAATTGAACGGCATTAGCATTTTGCAATTCCTATGGATGTTTGTAATAGTATTTTCTAACCCTTGACATTTGTGATGGTATTCTTCAACTCGGGCTCTTTTGCAACTCGGGCTCTTTTGTGATGGTATTCTCATAATTTCCccaaatatatatttctgtGCGTGGGCCCGCTTCTCTGTGAGGGCTTTGTTCTTCAACATCTCTTCCCCCTCCTCTCTCAGACTGCCACCTACGGCCATGGATGCCTCCGTCGACAAGCTCCGATCCGTGCTCTCTCCAAGCTTTCATGCTACTACCGCCGAAAAAATCTGCACGGGCAACGGGCAACAGCAGGATCTAATCGAAGCCCACAAGTGACACCGGTTAGCAGGAGATTGATATAGCAATAATATCACCCAAGCTACAGGCCACGAGGGCACCAAATCTCCTGCAATATCGATCGAATCAT from the Phragmites australis chromosome 19, lpPhrAust1.1, whole genome shotgun sequence genome contains:
- the LOC133900507 gene encoding pentatricopeptide repeat-containing protein At3g12770-like — encoded protein: MAPPTTGRLSALLRRCASAGALSPGAQLHAQALVAWRLPDVTLETDLVLFYCRCGALPHARQVFDTMTPSPSMHAYNVLLAASPPSAALGLLSRLLAAGLRPDRYAIPAALRACAELRDALLGAALHGFAVRLGLFSNVVVSGALLGMYAKAEVLDDAVRVFDEMPEKDTVVWNCMVTGYARAGRAKDALDLFWKAQVEAVNMVRDVRAVPSVLNICAKEGELMKGREIHGRMVRILAFDRDVAVGNALVDMYAKCGRVDGARAVFAGMKERNVVSWSTLISCYGVHGRGQEALRVYKEMVSQGVKPNCVTFTSILSSCSHSGLVTDGQRIFESMSKVYSVEPAADHYACMVDLMGRAGAIEEAVGFIRKMPMEPSASVWGALLSACAMHNNVDVGEIAAYRLFELEEGNASNYVTLCGIYDAAGRSDDVAGLRSRMRELGMVKTPGCSWVDVKGRACAFYQGSVPRYLRRRIVWVLDRLLEDMGGSESEDGHTNIYYDYELIRP